Proteins from a genomic interval of Crassostrea angulata isolate pt1a10 chromosome 7, ASM2561291v2, whole genome shotgun sequence:
- the LOC128157194 gene encoding protein-associating with the carboxyl-terminal domain of ezrin-like: MGAESSVLEDYDLDEPSASSKSTWTLRHGRYNDELDVTVLSEQKENGQKWCLLQKDIKFLKSLRHPCIVKYLNTANMSGELYLVIERSSPLPDLLETLDPLEITTGIHSVMEGLSFLHEQARMSHNNVCLDSVYVTSNGTWKISDLQHCCKFLEVTPDFLKNSRPFRNKESISPEEKAERLTITNEMGHTRDVFSFGVMAETLLEYISEIGEKSKTFEILVQDKCLNADPKQRPKFSTLMKDQLFCNDLLLITKFLRELTLKPQKEKEEFFSSLYPRLTVLAEEVVAKQLVQLLLSRFVLLEASAAMSIVPNILVPKKGTSEKVEVHSQRLSPLFSVPLYKTYVIPELIKMFHCHDYHIRMILLTYFPLYMDLFEKNDLEEVIFPQILLGVRDCHEDLASQSLHCLADLVKVLGRDTVIGGKSKAYFTQGSPKHLPRNAIETRSGEALDKVLLKDLASYSTLTTKTENRCNSVDEKRQERQNKLKEQRMAREQKRLEQQQKRKERREKENEMPKMNMDSEGSQSQSSRILPSPQINGHEEIQKSEHSLPGNEISERKISYDFEDQGVASYDVKVSKSWNDDRLDPDVYVTSDHSGDDWSDWDNSMEDSPNANSATVKSVELIKKQDVGYSNHSIESSKKDDDLYSKSSPKNIQSKSMESDVTTKKADTRNSVSSKSSKNALKLQSTKKKEPQKEKKTLGAEFEIKSISTPPVKVSVETDYFADMGLTPVITKGTTSEHSIQKDETTNKSSSAVKASNLLTFTVDENSQLDSSGWGEDTGGWGDDDLNWAEED; the protein is encoded by the exons ATGGGCGCTGAGTCTAGTGTACTTGAAGATTATGACTTGGATGAACCGTCTGCTTCATCAAAATCTACATGGACATTACGACATGGGAGGTACAACGATGAACTGGACGTTACTGTTCTGTCTGAGCAGAAGGAAAACGGACAGAAATGGTGTCTACTGCAGAAAGATATCAAA TTCTTGAAGAGTCTAAGACACCCATGTATTGTAAAGTATTTGAATACGGCTAACATGTCCGGAGAGCTGTACCTGGTCATTGAGAGGTCTTCACCATTACCCGATTTGTTGGAAACACTTGACCCTTTAGAGATAACGACAGGAATTCACAGTGTTATGGAAGGATTGTCTTTTCTACATGAACAA GCCAGAATGTCTCATAATAATGTATGCCTGGATTCTGTGTATGTCACCTCAAATGGAACTTGGAAAATCAGTGATTTGCAGCATTGTTGTAAATTTCTGGAAGTGACAcctgattttttgaaaaattcaaggCCATTTCGAAATAAAGAGAGCATATCACCAGAAGAAAAG GCCGAGAGATTAACCATTACTAATGAAATGGGCCATACAAGGGATGTGTTTTCTTTTGGTGTCATGGCAGAAACCCTTCTAGAATATATTTCAGAAATAG GTGAAAAGAGCAAGACATTTGAAATCCTTGTACAAGATAAATGTTTGAATGCTGACCCCAAACAAAGACCCAAGTTCAGCACCTTGATGAAAGATCAGCTGTTTTG TAATGATTTGTTACTGATAACTAAATTCCTGCGAGAATTAACACTCAAACCTCAGAAAGAAAAGGAAGAGTTTTTCAG CTCCTTGTATCCAAGACTAACTGTGCTGGCAGAGGAAGTTGTGGCCAAGCAGCTTGTTCAGTTGTTGCTCAGTCGCTTTGTCTTACTGGAGGCATCGGCTGCTATGTCCATTGTTCCTAACATTCTTGTTCCAAAGAAAG GGACCAGTGAAAAGGTTGAAGTCCACTCCCAGAGGCTTTCTCCTTTGTTCTCAGTACCATTGTATAAGACGTATGTGATACCAGAACTAATCAAAATGTTCCACTGCCATGACTATCACATCAGAATGATCTTGCTGACTTATTTTCCACTCTACATGGACCTGTTTGAGAAAAACGATTTGGAAGAAGTCATCTTTCCCCAG ATCTTGCTGGGGGTCAGGGATTGTCACGAGGATTTAGCCTCACAGAGTTTACATTGTCTAGCAGACTTGGTGAAAGTTCTTGGCCGCGACACAGTGATAGGGGGCAAAAGCAAGGCGTACTTCACACAGGGATCTCCAAAG cATCTGCCAAGAAATGCCATAGAAACAAGAAGTGGTGAAGCTTTGGACAAAGTGTTATTGAAAGATCTGGCATCATACAG CACTTTGACCACAAAGACAGAAAATAGGTGTAATTCAGTGGACGAAAAGAGACAAGAAAGACAGAACAAACTGAAAGAGCAGAGGATGGCTAGGGAGCAGAAGAGACTTGAGCAGCAACAAAAGAGGAAGGAGAGAAGGGAGAAAGAGAATGAGATGCCAAAAATGAACATGGACTCGGAGGGAAGTCAAAGCCAGTCCAGCAGAATTTTACCAAGTCCTCAGATAAATGGACATGAAG AAATCCAAAAATCGGAGCACTCTTTGCCTggaaatgaaatttcagaacGAAAGATATCCTATGATTTTGAAGACCAAGGTGTTGCATCATATGATGTAAAAGTGTCAAAAag TTGGAATGATGACCGTCTGGATCCTGATGTATATGTAACCAGTGACCACAGCGGAGATGATTGGTCAGATTGGGATAACAGTATGGAGGACTCACCAAATGCTAATTCAGCAACAGTCAAATCTGTTGAGTTGATCAAAAAACAGGATGTGGGCTATTCCAACCACTCAATAGAGTCATCCAAGAAAGATGACGACCTTTACAGCAAATCTAGTCCAAAAAATATACAATCCAAAAGCATGGAAAGTGATGTAACAACTAAAAAAGCAGACACTCGTAATTctgtttcatcaaaatcatccaAAAATGCTTTGAAATTACAATCCACAAAGAAGAAAGAACCTCAGAAAGAGAAAAAGACATTAGGAGCTGAATTTGAAATCAAGTCAATATCCACTCCACCTGTGAAAGTATCTGTAGAAACTGACTACTTTGCAGACATGGGTTTGACACCTGTAATCACTAAAGGAACGACTTCAGAACATTCCATTCAAAAGGACGAAACCACTAACAAGTCTTCATCAGCTGTAAAGGCTTCTAATCTTTTGACTTTTACTGTGGATGAAAATAGTCAACTG GATTCCTCTGGGTGGGGAGAAGACACTGGTGGATGGGGGGATGATGACCTGAATTGGGCAGAGGAAGACTAA
- the LOC128155824 gene encoding ubiquitin-related modifier 1-like, translated as MMKTPITLEFSGGAELLFDKVKKHNIELPASEKKWTIGNLLLYIKDNLLKERPELFMQGETVRPGILVLVNDADWELMGELDYEIQPNDRIVFISTLHGG; from the exons ATGATGAAAACACCAATTACTCTGGAATTTAG TGGTGGAGCAGAATTGTTGTTTGACAAAGTTAAAAAGCACAATATAGAACTTCCTGCCTCAGAGAAAAAAT GGACAATAGGAAACTTGCTGCTGTATATTAAGGATAATCTATTAAAAGAAAGACCAGAATTATTCATGCAAGGAGAGACAGT AAGACCAGGTATCTTGGTATTAGTCAACGATGCAGACTGGGAACTGATG GGAGAACTTGATTACGAGATCCAACCGAATGACcgtattgtttttatttcaacgtTGCATGGAGGCTGA
- the LOC128191609 gene encoding influenza virus NS1A-binding protein homolog A-like, with protein MESELIEDCKKAPLSFENPGYEKSLLFGLCKLRKEKQLCDALMVVGAHEYPVHRAVLASASPFFLHMFEKKEKEKSFVLKNVDDHHSFEYLLDYAYTGRLEVPEEHVKPVYRMATLLKLSDAANACCSFLTASLTSDNCLGIRMFAEDEVLRQTIDNFIQNNIKAVTESKKFYGLPQIPVEITGADQDLLESSNEKHMFELVLAWARENVDPNKPRIEDLTEQVNVLNLNTDNSLTDFKDVSDEVVKDQDGIVQDYKKSMKKMNIPKPKDGTEKHITNGSIGQVRKFSINPTGPVSRKEWSIIATHQIKDKSCMALAMLNGVMAAISIHYRAPTAPSGTNTPDEPDSPPNSIVAPTKFFDSKSSLTPLAVMSTARCAFGLEVLNGQLVACGGYDRSECLKTSETFDSNSNKWIPLANMGVQRGRFSVASVGGFIYAVGGSDGFREQRELEYYDPNQKIWITRGEARNAKVSQGLASLDEKLYCIGGCLGQKSSNECHVYDPQTNEWETIAPLNTARYQAAVCTYMGRIYVIGGTDSWICLNSVEIYDPELKKWQFGPQLNVARRGAGCDVFNGTVYLTGGSDGSQSLKSTEILTPDRGWVMGPSLSIPRANVGVVTCGNRFFAVGGFSGKKFLDSMEFLSDIHGEWCCYLPVENSVIAEKMAKRNSGTSLQNLDQNDNCEKTPAIIPQEGVNGH; from the exons ATGGAGTCGGAATTGATAGAAGACTGTAAAAAAGCTCCGTTGAGCTTTGAAAACCCTGGCTATGAGAAATCGTTACTATTTGGACTCTGTAAGCTACGCAAGGAAAAGCAGCTGTGCGATGCTCTTATGGTGGTAGGGGCCCACGAGTACCCTGTCCATAGGGCTGTACTAGCCTCAGCCAGTCCCTTTTTCCTCCACATGTTTgagaagaaagaaaaagagaagaGCTTTGTTCTGAAAAATGTGGATGATCATCACAGTTTTGAGTATTTACTAGACTACGCTTATACAGGAAG gCTTGAGGTCCCAGAGGAGCATGTTAAACCTGTTTATAGAATGGCCACACTCCTGAAACTCAGCGATGCCGCAAATGCATGTTGCAGTTTCCTGACAGCAAGCCTGACCAGTGATAACTGCTTAG GTATAAGGATGTTTGCTGAAGATGAGGTGCTTAGGCAAACGATTGATAACTTCATTCAAAACAACATCAAGGCAGTTACTGAGAGCAAGAAATTCTATGGCTTACCCCAAATACCAGTTGAAATAACAG GGGCTGATCAAGATCTATTAGAATCCAGTAATGAAAAACACATGTTTGAGTTAGTTCTGGCTTGGGCAAGAGAAAATGTTGACCCAAACAAACCAAGAATTGAAGATTTAACAGAACAG GTTAATGTATTGAATTTAAATACAGACAACAGTTTAACAGATTTCAAAGATGTCAGCGATGAAGTGGTCAAAGATCAGGATGGTATTGTGCAGGATTACAAAAAGAGCATGAAAAAG atgaATATTCCAAAACCAAAAGATGGAACAGAGAAGCACATAACAAATGGCAGCATTGGACAGGTCAGGAAATTCAGTATCAACCCTACTGGACCTGTATCCAGGAAGGAATGGAGTATCATTGCTACTCATCAAATAAAAG ataAATCCTGCATGGCTCTTGCTATGTTGAATGGTGTGATGGCAGCTATTTCTATTCACTACCGAGCTCCGACTGCTCCCAGTGGCACTAACACTCCAGATGAACCGGACTCACCCCCCAACAGCATTGTGGCTCCCACCAAATTCTTTGACAGCAAGTCTTCTTTAACTCCACTGGCAGTGATGAGTACAGCACGCTGTGCTTTTGGATTGGAGGTCTTAAATGGGCAGCTAGTAGCATGTG GTGGATATGACCGATCTGAATGTCTTAAAACATCAGAGACGTTTGATTCAAACAGCAACAAATGGATTCCACTAGCGAACATGGGGGTCCAGCGAGGACGTTTCAGTGTGGCCTCAGTTGGAGGTTTTATTTATGCAGTTGGTGGATCAGATGGCTTTAGGGAGCAGAGAGAATTGGAATATTACGACCCCAACCAAAAAATATGGATCACTCGTGGAGAAGCCCGAAATGCCAAAGTGTCTCAAG GATTGGCATCACTTGATGAAAAACTGTACTGTATTGGAGGATGCCTGGGACAGAAGAGTTCCAATGAGTGTCATGTGTATGACCCCCAAACTAATGAATGGGAAACCATAGCTCCATTGAATACAG CACGATATCAGGCAGCTGTTTGTACTTATATGGGCAGAATCTATGTGATCGGTGGCACTGATTCATGGATCTGCCTCAACTCTGTGGAAATCTATGACCCAGAACTGAAGAAGTGGCAGTTTGGACCCCAGCTAAATGTAGCACGTCGAGGGGCAGGTTGTGATGTATTCAATG GCACTGTGTACTTGACTGGTGGAAGTGATGGTTCCCAGTCTCTGAAGTCCACCGAGATCCTGACCCCAGACAGGGGCTGGGTAATGGGCCCCTCCCTCAGCATTCCCCGGGCCAATGTGGGGGTGGTCACCTGTGGTAATCGCTTCTTTGCTGTGGGAGGTTTCAGCGGCAAGAAGTTCTTGGACAGCATGGAGTTTCTTTCTGATATTCACGGAGAATGGTGCTGCTATCTCCCAGTGGAGAATTCAGTCATTGCTGAAAAAATGGCAAAACGAAACTCAGGGACAAGTTTACAGAATTTGGATCAAAATGACAACTGCGAGAAGACCCCGGCCATCATTCCACAGGAAGGCGTTAATGGTCATTAG